In one Halorubrum sp. CBA1229 genomic region, the following are encoded:
- a CDS encoding CoA-binding protein, which translates to MPIRDDEGLDRLLDADTIAVIGCSTTAGKPAHDVPAYLQRHGYRIVPVNPFADRVLGEPAFDALADVESEIDLVNVFRPSEEVPEILDAVRERHAARGDAGAAWLQLGISHDEAAAAAEADGIDVVQDRCMKVEHGRLRG; encoded by the coding sequence ATGCCCATCAGAGACGACGAGGGACTCGACCGGCTGCTCGACGCCGACACGATCGCCGTGATCGGCTGCTCGACGACGGCCGGCAAGCCGGCGCACGACGTGCCGGCGTACCTCCAGCGCCACGGCTATCGGATCGTCCCGGTGAATCCGTTCGCGGATCGAGTCCTCGGCGAGCCCGCGTTCGACGCCCTCGCGGACGTCGAGAGCGAGATCGATCTCGTGAACGTCTTCCGCCCGAGCGAGGAGGTGCCGGAGATCCTCGACGCGGTGCGCGAGCGACACGCGGCGCGCGGCGACGCGGGCGCGGCGTGGCTCCAGCTCGGGATCAGCCACGACGAGGCGGCCGCGGCCGCGGAGGCCGACGGGATCGATGTCGTACAGGACCGGTGTATGAAAGTCGAGCACGGTCGCCTGCGCGGGTAG
- a CDS encoding PLP-dependent cysteine synthase family protein, producing the protein MTTHREPLSSVLETIGETPLVRVHDSPDAVPVYAKLESFNPGASIKDRIGKYMLERMLERGDVGEGGTVVEPTAGNTGIGLAVAAKQLGLNAVFVVPERFSVEKQQLMRALGAEVVNTPSEDGMGFAIDRAGEIADELDDAVVPQQFSNPLNAEAHYETTAPEVDEALDGEVGAVVAGCGTAGTLMGMARYFRERDADTRVVAVEPAGSAYREFLGEDVDHEEYKTEGIGTHDIDTNELFDPALVDDIRPIPDREVHEEMGRLAAEEGHLVASSAAANAIAAKRVAREIRDGDVDAPHDAVVTVFPDSSERYLSKGVYRSFEEWEG; encoded by the coding sequence ATGACGACCCATCGGGAGCCCCTGTCGTCGGTGCTGGAGACGATCGGGGAGACGCCGCTCGTCCGGGTGCACGACTCGCCGGACGCGGTGCCGGTGTACGCGAAGCTGGAGTCGTTCAACCCCGGCGCGAGCATCAAAGACCGGATCGGGAAGTACATGCTCGAACGGATGCTCGAGCGCGGCGACGTCGGCGAGGGCGGTACCGTCGTCGAGCCGACCGCCGGCAACACCGGGATCGGGCTGGCGGTCGCCGCCAAGCAGCTGGGACTGAACGCCGTGTTCGTCGTGCCCGAGCGGTTCTCCGTGGAGAAACAGCAGCTCATGCGCGCGCTCGGCGCGGAGGTGGTCAACACCCCGAGCGAGGACGGGATGGGGTTCGCCATCGACCGCGCCGGCGAGATCGCCGACGAGCTCGACGACGCCGTCGTCCCCCAGCAGTTCTCGAACCCGCTCAACGCCGAAGCCCACTACGAGACGACCGCCCCCGAGGTCGACGAGGCGCTGGACGGCGAGGTGGGCGCCGTCGTCGCCGGCTGCGGCACCGCCGGGACGCTGATGGGGATGGCCCGCTACTTCCGCGAGCGAGACGCCGACACCCGCGTCGTGGCGGTCGAGCCCGCCGGCTCCGCGTACCGCGAGTTCCTCGGCGAGGACGTCGACCACGAGGAGTACAAGACGGAGGGGATCGGCACGCACGACATCGACACCAACGAGCTGTTCGACCCCGCCCTCGTCGACGACATCCGACCGATCCCGGACCGCGAGGTCCACGAGGAGATGGGCCGGCTCGCCGCGGAGGAGGGCCACCTCGTCGCCTCCTCCGCGGCCGCGAACGCGATCGCGGCCAAGCGGGTCGCCCGCGAGATCCGCGACGGCGACGTCGACGCCCCCCACGACGCCGTCGTCACCGTCTTCCCCGACTCCTCGGAGCGCTACCTCTCGAAGGGCGTCTATCGATCGTTCGAGGAGTGGGAAGGGTAG
- a CDS encoding guanosine monophosphate reductase has protein sequence MNDLRTGLSYGDVLLVPQRSPVDSRSDVDLSTRLTPGIELETPLVSAAMDTVTESELAVELSRAGGLGVLHRFLTVEEQAAQVERVAGAGERIAAAVGINEDHVARSAALVEAGVDAVVVDVAHGHLDRTVAAVEDIADEFPETDLIAGNVATPAGVEDLAAAGADCVKVGIGPGSHCTTRKVAGAGVPQLTAVDDCATAAEGLDATVCADGGIRTSGDAVKALMAGADTVMLGSLFAGTEEAPGAVVEVDGTRYKRSRGMATTAAAEDRDDKGADVVADEGVEALTPYKGPVATVAEEFCQGIRSGLSYCGGHTIERAREKAAFIRVAPGAKEREGFHTDDDWEGISVDSETRRVGDAAGGSAAESDD, from the coding sequence ATGAACGATCTACGAACCGGACTGAGCTACGGAGACGTGCTGCTCGTTCCGCAGCGGTCCCCCGTCGACAGCCGGAGCGACGTAGACCTCTCGACACGGCTCACGCCGGGCATCGAACTGGAGACGCCGCTCGTCTCGGCGGCGATGGACACCGTCACCGAGTCGGAGCTGGCGGTCGAGCTCTCGCGCGCCGGCGGCCTCGGCGTGCTCCACCGGTTCCTCACCGTCGAGGAACAGGCGGCGCAGGTCGAACGCGTGGCCGGCGCGGGCGAGCGGATCGCCGCCGCGGTGGGCATCAACGAGGACCACGTTGCCCGGAGCGCCGCGCTGGTCGAGGCCGGCGTGGACGCCGTGGTCGTCGACGTCGCGCACGGCCACCTCGACCGGACGGTCGCGGCGGTCGAGGACATCGCCGACGAGTTCCCGGAGACGGACCTGATCGCCGGCAACGTCGCGACGCCCGCGGGCGTCGAGGACCTCGCGGCCGCCGGCGCCGACTGCGTGAAGGTCGGCATCGGGCCCGGATCGCACTGCACCACGCGGAAGGTCGCGGGCGCCGGCGTCCCGCAGCTCACCGCGGTCGACGACTGCGCGACGGCGGCCGAGGGCCTCGACGCGACGGTCTGCGCCGACGGCGGGATCCGCACCTCCGGCGACGCGGTCAAGGCGCTCATGGCCGGCGCCGACACCGTGATGCTCGGGAGCCTCTTCGCCGGGACGGAGGAGGCGCCGGGCGCGGTCGTCGAGGTCGACGGGACGCGGTACAAGCGGTCGCGGGGGATGGCGACGACCGCCGCCGCCGAGGACCGCGACGACAAGGGCGCCGACGTGGTCGCCGACGAGGGGGTCGAGGCCCTGACGCCGTACAAGGGGCCGGTCGCGACCGTCGCCGAGGAGTTCTGTCAGGGGATCCGCTCGGGGCTCTCGTACTGCGGCGGGCACACGATCGAGCGCGCCCGGGAGAAGGCGGCGTTCATCCGCGTCGCGCCCGGTGCGAAGGAGCGCGAGGGGTTCCACACCGACGACGACTGGGAGGGGATCAGCGTGGACAGCGAGACGAGACGGGTCGGCGACGCGGCCGGCGGGTCGGCCGCCGAGAGCGACGACTGA
- a CDS encoding recombinase RecA, translated as MYDLRPHFEAEVEPGTNLLLTGPPLTGKRSMMMDVLAAGTDRGDGAIVVTTKDGADRVLKDYEKRTPYEGKPVAVVDCVTRQQGVNDARESSRIKYASSPVDMTGIGIKLSEFLQAFGDRGIEENRVMVHSLSTLLMYSDLQTVFRFLHVFTGRIQSVNGLGLFSIDSTSHDDQAMNTLKQLFDGVIKVPEDGEPEIRLA; from the coding sequence ATGTATGACCTGAGGCCACACTTCGAAGCGGAGGTCGAACCCGGAACGAACCTCCTGCTCACCGGTCCGCCGCTGACCGGCAAGCGGTCCATGATGATGGACGTGTTGGCCGCCGGGACCGACCGCGGCGACGGCGCGATCGTCGTGACCACGAAGGACGGCGCCGACCGCGTCCTGAAAGACTACGAGAAGCGGACGCCGTACGAGGGGAAGCCGGTCGCCGTCGTCGACTGCGTCACGCGCCAGCAGGGCGTCAACGACGCCCGCGAATCGTCCCGGATCAAGTACGCCTCCTCGCCGGTGGACATGACCGGCATCGGGATCAAGCTCTCGGAGTTCCTGCAGGCGTTCGGCGACCGCGGCATCGAGGAGAACCGCGTGATGGTCCACTCGCTGTCGACGCTGCTGATGTACTCGGACCTCCAGACGGTGTTCCGGTTCCTCCACGTGTTCACCGGGCGCATCCAGAGCGTCAACGGGCTCGGCCTGTTCAGCATCGACTCGACGTCGCACGACGATCAGGCGATGAACACCCTCAAACAGCTCTTCGACGGCGTCATCAAGGTTCCCGAAGACGGGGAGCCCGAGATCCGGCTGGCGTGA
- a CDS encoding MFS transporter: MSNADAANGAIRSQFWALYLTRFAEGFGFITLLTLLPTYINTLDPQATTVLGVTISAGFVIGMYTTGFTLAQTVAVVPLAWAGDRFDKRLVLLGVLGVGAGVYALFPLVDSSVTFILVRALQGLVVTGAGLMTLSLVGQIADVGTRAGKIGKANAASFAASILGSLGAGAVYDAVGFGPVFAVIAALMVIAWAVTWGFLDSDPTRVEGFPFTDLAVNRKIVTISTFRAQYAFAVTMVRTWVPIYAGTELAAGGLAVGATAVAVTVTAEKATNMVGQLFTGRLSDAYGRSLFVFAGGGAYGLVAVCIPFAPAAGALVGADVTAPLLGALPPAYLPLVALSGLLGVADSFREPASMALFADEGTDDGGVASSFGIRELVWRPGSVAGPLIAGWLMVEVSMASVFYVGGAFAVTGVLAFLAVLAYDHGRTALTTW; the protein is encoded by the coding sequence GTGAGCAACGCGGACGCGGCGAACGGGGCGATCCGATCGCAGTTCTGGGCGCTCTACCTCACGCGGTTCGCCGAGGGGTTCGGCTTCATCACGCTGTTGACGCTGCTGCCGACGTACATCAACACGCTGGACCCGCAGGCGACGACGGTGCTCGGCGTCACGATATCGGCCGGCTTCGTCATCGGGATGTACACCACCGGGTTCACCCTCGCGCAGACGGTCGCCGTGGTCCCGCTCGCGTGGGCCGGCGACCGGTTCGACAAGCGGCTCGTGCTGCTCGGCGTCCTCGGCGTCGGCGCGGGCGTGTACGCGCTGTTCCCGCTCGTCGACTCCTCCGTCACGTTCATCCTCGTCCGCGCGCTGCAGGGGCTCGTCGTCACCGGCGCCGGGCTGATGACGCTCTCGCTGGTCGGCCAGATCGCCGACGTCGGTACGCGGGCCGGCAAGATCGGGAAGGCGAACGCCGCGTCCTTCGCGGCCTCGATCCTCGGGTCGCTCGGGGCGGGTGCGGTGTACGACGCGGTCGGGTTCGGGCCGGTGTTCGCCGTCATCGCGGCGCTAATGGTGATCGCGTGGGCGGTCACGTGGGGGTTCCTCGACTCGGACCCGACGCGGGTCGAGGGGTTCCCGTTCACCGATCTCGCGGTCAACCGCAAGATCGTCACGATCTCGACGTTCCGCGCGCAGTACGCGTTCGCCGTGACGATGGTGCGGACGTGGGTCCCGATCTACGCCGGCACGGAGCTGGCCGCGGGCGGGCTCGCGGTCGGCGCGACCGCGGTCGCGGTCACCGTCACCGCCGAGAAGGCGACGAACATGGTCGGCCAGCTGTTCACCGGCCGGCTCTCGGACGCCTACGGCCGCTCGCTGTTCGTCTTCGCCGGCGGGGGCGCCTACGGCCTCGTCGCGGTCTGTATCCCGTTCGCACCGGCCGCGGGCGCGCTCGTCGGCGCCGACGTGACCGCCCCCCTGCTCGGCGCGCTGCCGCCCGCGTACCTGCCGCTCGTGGCCCTCTCCGGGCTGCTCGGCGTCGCCGACTCCTTCCGCGAGCCGGCGAGCATGGCGCTGTTCGCCGACGAGGGGACCGACGACGGGGGCGTCGCCTCCAGCTTCGGGATCCGCGAGCTCGTCTGGCGCCCCGGCTCGGTGGCCGGCCCGCTGATCGCCGGGTGGCTGATGGTCGAGGTGAGCATGGCGTCCGTCTTCTACGTCGGCGGCGCGTTCGCGGTCACCGGCGTGCTCGCCTTCCTCGCCGTCCTCGCGTATGACCACGGCAGGACGGCGCTGACGACGTGGTGA
- a CDS encoding SDR family oxidoreductase: MVTLDDATVLVTGASSGIGEATAHALAARGASVALLARRRDALESLAAELEADHDASALVVDGDVRDRATSEAAVEAVIDRFGGLDAVVSNAGIGRGSDVATMTDEEYFAMQETNVDGTFFLTREALPHLKKSEGTLVVVGSFAGQYPRSFNPVYAATKWWVRGFAHSVAAQVGDEGVAVSVVNPSEVRTEFGSEDGEPFEERFEPGTVTEPEEVAEAIAFAVTREGSSAQEIDLFRRDKFTDTLS; this comes from the coding sequence ATGGTGACACTCGACGACGCGACGGTGCTGGTGACCGGCGCGAGCTCCGGGATCGGCGAGGCGACGGCGCACGCGCTGGCGGCGCGCGGCGCGAGCGTCGCGCTGCTGGCCCGCCGCCGGGACGCGCTGGAGTCGCTGGCGGCGGAGCTGGAGGCCGACCACGACGCGAGCGCGCTGGTCGTCGACGGCGACGTGCGCGACCGGGCGACGAGCGAGGCGGCGGTCGAGGCGGTGATCGACCGGTTCGGCGGGCTCGACGCCGTCGTCTCGAACGCGGGGATCGGCCGCGGCAGCGACGTGGCGACGATGACGGACGAGGAGTACTTCGCGATGCAGGAGACGAACGTCGACGGGACCTTCTTCCTCACGCGCGAGGCGCTCCCGCACTTAAAAAAGAGCGAGGGGACGCTCGTCGTGGTCGGGAGCTTCGCGGGCCAGTACCCGCGCTCGTTCAACCCGGTGTACGCCGCGACGAAGTGGTGGGTGCGCGGCTTCGCGCACAGCGTCGCGGCGCAGGTCGGCGACGAGGGCGTCGCCGTCTCGGTCGTGAACCCCTCCGAGGTCCGCACCGAGTTCGGCAGCGAGGACGGCGAGCCGTTCGAGGAGCGGTTCGAGCCCGGGACGGTGACCGAGCCAGAGGAGGTCGCCGAGGCGATCGCGTTCGCGGTCACGCGCGAGGGGTCGTCCGCGCAGGAGATCGACCTCTTCCGCCGGGACAAGTTCACCGATACGCTGTCGTAG
- a CDS encoding response regulator receiver protein, producing MELPASAIVVCESNRTRADLYGLWLDDREVRQALTRSQFVEAFDAGIAVVVLEHSFGDEGAESILDRVGSRAPHCRVVGVRDRSTATPEPRYDREIERPVFEAELAESVEALFNRANYHLLLDLYYRTTVVISTYEWRADGDPSDDERYGRLRDRADRIQGYLNGLRPRMSDEDVRAVARGITIADAAAVDADATIESKYRPDGCSRCGQDWSEPIDGGDSAARLAAYVWRCVNCGHVDMRADPNHRHVSSFRR from the coding sequence GTGGAGCTCCCGGCGTCGGCGATCGTCGTCTGCGAGTCGAACCGGACGAGGGCGGACCTCTACGGGCTCTGGCTCGACGACCGCGAGGTCCGGCAGGCGCTGACGCGGTCGCAGTTCGTCGAGGCGTTCGACGCCGGTATCGCGGTCGTCGTGTTGGAGCACTCGTTCGGCGACGAGGGGGCGGAGTCGATACTCGATCGAGTCGGATCGCGGGCGCCTCACTGCCGCGTGGTCGGGGTCCGAGACCGGTCGACCGCGACGCCGGAACCGAGATACGACCGCGAGATCGAACGGCCGGTGTTCGAGGCGGAACTCGCCGAGTCCGTCGAGGCGCTGTTCAACCGCGCGAACTATCACCTGCTGCTCGACCTGTACTACCGGACCACGGTCGTGATCTCGACGTACGAGTGGCGGGCCGACGGCGACCCGTCGGACGACGAGCGGTACGGGCGGCTCCGCGACCGGGCCGATCGCATTCAGGGCTATTTAAACGGGCTCCGGCCGCGGATGAGCGACGAGGACGTCCGCGCCGTCGCACGGGGGATCACGATCGCCGACGCCGCCGCCGTCGACGCCGACGCGACCATCGAGAGCAAGTACCGGCCCGACGGCTGCTCGCGGTGCGGACAGGACTGGAGCGAACCGATAGACGGCGGCGATTCGGCCGCGCGGCTGGCGGCGTACGTGTGGCGCTGCGTCAACTGCGGGCACGTCGACATGCGCGCGGACCCGAACCACCGACACGTCAGCTCGTTCAGGCGCTGA
- a CDS encoding alanine--glyoxylate aminotransferase family protein, translating to MSDTQLARGDVEDAPDVGELTPPDRTLMGPGPSDVHPRVLRAMSTPLVGHLDPSFVEIMDEVQELLRYTFRTDNQWTIPVSGTGSASMEAAIGNLVEPGDTMLVPTNGYFGGRMKSMAERAGGEVVEVSAPWGEPLDPVDVERAFDEHQPDVFGFVHAETSTGVRQPDVPALTEVAHAHDAYVIADCVTSLGGVEMRVDEWDVDVAYSGPQKCLSCPPGASPLTLNDRAMDKVLDREEEPRSWYLDLSLLEGYWGEDRAYHHTAPITNVYALREALRLVAEEGIEERWARHRDVAGELKAGLLDLGVEMNAAEEYWLPSLNAVRVPDGVDDGAVIEHLLEEYDIEIASGLGDLEGDIWRIGCMGHSARPKNVEYVLAALEDALGEQGF from the coding sequence ATGAGCGACACGCAACTGGCACGCGGCGACGTCGAAGACGCCCCCGACGTGGGGGAGCTGACGCCGCCAGACCGCACACTGATGGGCCCCGGCCCGAGCGACGTCCATCCGCGAGTTCTCAGGGCGATGAGCACGCCCCTAGTCGGCCATCTCGACCCGTCGTTCGTCGAGATCATGGATGAGGTCCAGGAGCTGCTCCGCTACACGTTCCGGACGGACAACCAGTGGACCATTCCGGTGTCCGGCACCGGCTCCGCCTCGATGGAGGCCGCCATCGGCAACCTCGTCGAACCGGGCGACACGATGCTGGTGCCGACGAACGGTTACTTCGGCGGGCGGATGAAGTCGATGGCCGAGCGCGCCGGCGGCGAGGTCGTCGAGGTGTCGGCGCCGTGGGGCGAGCCGCTCGATCCGGTCGACGTGGAACGCGCCTTCGACGAGCACCAGCCCGACGTGTTCGGCTTCGTCCACGCCGAGACGTCGACCGGCGTCCGCCAGCCCGACGTGCCCGCCCTGACCGAGGTCGCGCACGCCCACGACGCGTACGTGATCGCCGACTGCGTCACCTCGCTCGGGGGCGTCGAGATGCGCGTCGACGAGTGGGACGTCGACGTCGCCTACTCCGGCCCGCAGAAGTGCCTCTCCTGTCCGCCCGGCGCGAGCCCGCTCACGCTGAACGACCGCGCGATGGACAAGGTGCTCGACCGCGAGGAGGAGCCGCGCTCGTGGTACCTCGACCTCTCGCTGCTGGAGGGGTACTGGGGCGAGGACCGCGCGTACCACCACACCGCCCCGATCACGAACGTGTACGCGCTCCGCGAGGCGCTCCGACTGGTCGCCGAAGAGGGGATCGAGGAGCGGTGGGCCCGCCACCGCGACGTCGCCGGCGAGCTGAAGGCGGGCCTGCTGGACCTCGGGGTCGAGATGAACGCCGCCGAGGAGTACTGGCTGCCGAGCCTGAACGCCGTGCGCGTCCCGGACGGCGTCGACGACGGCGCCGTCATCGAGCACCTCCTCGAGGAGTACGACATCGAGATCGCCTCCGGCCTCGGCGACCTCGAGGGCGACATCTGGCGGATCGGCTGCATGGGTCACTCGGCCCGGCCGAAGAACGTCGAGTACGTGCTGGCGGCGCTGGAGGACGCGCTGGGCGAGCAGGGGTTCTAA
- a CDS encoding class I SAM-dependent methyltransferase: MTDAFGRAIRDHFRGERDEPLLHRDGGETVEHPIEAFYFTEFDPSEDPAHEWLASWLQGPLVDLGAGTGRHALYFQKRFETVALEPSPALVETMRDRGVDDAREGDMFALREQFSRDRFGSALANGTQLGLAGSMRGLSAFLGDLAHVTTPDATAVVDCYDPTHPATADLVGYRDDPTPGLAHRVMFFEYEGETNPILQLRLFSPARLREAAVGTDWTVADVARGDEGNGYHYRAALRKRGAE; this comes from the coding sequence ATGACGGACGCCTTCGGCCGCGCGATCCGCGACCACTTCCGCGGCGAGCGCGACGAGCCCCTCTTGCACCGGGACGGCGGGGAGACGGTCGAACACCCGATCGAGGCGTTCTACTTCACCGAGTTCGATCCGAGCGAGGACCCGGCGCACGAGTGGTTGGCGTCGTGGCTGCAGGGACCGCTCGTAGACCTCGGCGCGGGCACGGGCCGGCACGCGCTGTACTTCCAGAAGCGGTTCGAGACGGTCGCGCTCGAACCGAGCCCCGCGCTGGTCGAGACGATGCGCGACCGCGGCGTCGACGACGCCCGCGAGGGCGACATGTTCGCGCTGCGCGAGCAGTTCTCCCGCGACCGGTTCGGGTCGGCGCTCGCGAACGGCACCCAGCTCGGCCTCGCCGGGTCGATGCGAGGGCTCTCCGCGTTCCTCGGCGACCTCGCGCACGTGACGACGCCCGACGCGACCGCGGTCGTCGACTGTTACGACCCCACGCACCCCGCGACAGCCGACCTCGTCGGCTACCGCGACGACCCGACGCCGGGGCTCGCGCACCGCGTGATGTTCTTCGAGTACGAGGGCGAGACGAACCCGATCCTCCAGCTCCGGCTGTTCAGCCCCGCCCGACTCCGCGAGGCCGCCGTCGGGACCGACTGGACGGTCGCGGACGTCGCCCGCGGCGACGAGGGGAACGGGTACCACTACCGCGCCGCGCTGCGGAAGCGCGGCGCGGAGTGA
- the thrS gene encoding threonine--tRNA ligase yields the protein MPLVRFRRGMSETDAQADVTVVLPDGSELDVPAGATVEDVAFEIGPGLGRDTVAGKIDGELVEKHAEVHDGARIEIVTDQSDEYLTVLRHSAAHVFAQALQRLHPEATLTIGPPTDDGFYYDVTDVDLDEDDLDAIEDEMEAIIEADYDIEREVRSREEAKEIYADNEYKLQILEEEADDEEVTFYAQDGWRDLCQGPHVESTGEIGAAALLEVSAAYWRGDEENDTLTRVYGTAFASESDLEEHLELREEAMERDHRKIGQEMNLFSIPTVTGPGLPLYHPPGKTVLRELSDFANELNRENGYEEVETPHVFRTELWKQSGHYENYKDDMFLLDVNDEEYGLKPMNCPGHATIFDQQSWSYRDLPQRYFENGKVYRKEQRGELSGLSRVWSFTIDDGHLFVRPDQIRQEIESVIEMIFEVVETLDLEVEVALATRPDKSVGGDEIWESAEEQLRDVLESGGYDYDVEPGDGAFYGPKIDFGFEDALGRVWDGPTVQLDFNMPDRFELTYTGEDNEDHQPVMIHRALYGSYERFFMVLIEHFDGDFPLWLAPEQVRILPVSDETLGYAHRVKNELEDAGFRVEVEDRDWTVGRKIRAGHDDRLPYMVIVGDDEEAAGTVSVRDRFENQRGDVELDAFVDHLVDERDEKRTEPDFVDAE from the coding sequence ATGCCGCTCGTCCGGTTCCGAAGAGGTATGAGCGAGACCGATGCGCAGGCCGACGTGACGGTCGTCCTTCCGGACGGATCAGAGCTGGACGTTCCGGCGGGGGCGACAGTCGAGGACGTCGCCTTCGAGATCGGCCCCGGGCTCGGTCGCGACACCGTGGCGGGGAAGATCGACGGCGAACTCGTCGAGAAGCACGCCGAGGTCCACGACGGCGCGCGGATCGAGATCGTCACCGACCAATCCGACGAGTACCTCACCGTGCTGCGCCACTCCGCCGCCCACGTCTTCGCGCAGGCCCTCCAGCGGCTTCACCCCGAGGCGACCCTCACGATCGGGCCCCCGACCGACGACGGGTTCTACTACGACGTGACCGACGTCGACCTCGACGAGGACGACCTCGACGCCATCGAGGACGAGATGGAGGCGATCATCGAGGCCGACTACGACATCGAGCGCGAGGTCCGGTCCCGCGAGGAGGCGAAAGAGATCTACGCCGACAACGAGTACAAGCTGCAGATCTTAGAGGAGGAGGCCGACGACGAGGAGGTCACCTTCTACGCCCAGGACGGCTGGCGGGACCTCTGTCAGGGCCCCCACGTCGAGTCGACCGGCGAGATCGGGGCGGCGGCCTTACTGGAGGTGTCGGCCGCCTACTGGCGCGGCGACGAGGAGAACGACACGCTGACGCGCGTGTACGGGACGGCGTTCGCCTCAGAGTCCGATTTGGAGGAGCACCTCGAGCTACGCGAGGAGGCGATGGAGCGCGACCACCGGAAGATCGGCCAGGAGATGAACCTCTTCTCGATCCCGACGGTGACCGGGCCGGGGCTCCCGCTGTACCACCCGCCGGGGAAGACCGTGCTCCGCGAGCTGTCTGACTTCGCGAACGAGCTCAACCGCGAGAACGGGTACGAGGAGGTCGAGACGCCGCACGTGTTCCGGACGGAGCTGTGGAAGCAGTCCGGGCACTACGAGAACTACAAGGACGACATGTTCCTCCTCGACGTCAACGACGAGGAGTACGGGCTCAAGCCGATGAACTGCCCGGGCCACGCGACGATCTTCGACCAGCAGTCGTGGTCGTACCGCGACCTCCCGCAGCGCTACTTCGAGAACGGGAAGGTGTACCGGAAGGAGCAGCGCGGCGAGCTCTCCGGGCTCTCGCGCGTCTGGTCGTTCACCATCGACGACGGCCACCTGTTCGTCCGGCCGGACCAGATCCGCCAGGAGATCGAGTCGGTGATCGAGATGATCTTCGAGGTCGTCGAGACGCTCGATCTGGAAGTCGAGGTCGCCTTAGCGACCCGCCCCGACAAGTCCGTCGGCGGCGACGAGATCTGGGAGTCCGCCGAGGAGCAGCTCCGCGACGTGCTCGAGTCCGGCGGCTACGACTACGACGTCGAGCCCGGCGACGGCGCCTTCTACGGCCCGAAGATCGACTTCGGCTTCGAGGACGCCCTCGGCCGCGTCTGGGACGGGCCCACCGTCCAGCTCGACTTCAACATGCCCGACCGGTTCGAGTTGACCTACACGGGCGAGGACAACGAGGACCACCAGCCGGTGATGATCCACCGCGCGCTGTACGGGAGCTACGAGCGCTTCTTCATGGTGCTCATCGAGCACTTCGACGGCGACTTCCCGCTGTGGCTCGCCCCCGAGCAGGTCCGGATCCTCCCCGTCTCCGACGAGACGCTCGGCTACGCGCACCGCGTGAAAAACGAGCTCGAGGACGCCGGCTTCCGCGTCGAGGTCGAGGACCGCGACTGGACCGTCGGCCGCAAGATCCGCGCCGGCCACGACGACCGGCTCCCGTACATGGTCATCGTCGGCGACGACGAGGAGGCGGCCGGGACCGTCTCCGTGCGCGACCGCTTCGAGAACCAGCGCGGCGACGTGGAGCTCGACGCCTTCGTGGACCACCTCGTCGACGAACGCGACGAGAAGCGGACCGAGCCGGACTTCGTCGACGCCGAGTAA
- a CDS encoding type IV pilin N-terminal domain-containing protein, with the protein MKPSNLFNSDNRAVSPVIGVILMVAITVILAAVIGTFVLGLGDSLGDSQPTAQLDVNVENDTTTAGQYNLEIEHSGGDRIDSQSLNIIITDSDGDEANSSGEFGDALTVGDIQTGTFGVTDDSTATEDLRIRIIHTPSDSVLLDRTIEVDDISTISGGDITF; encoded by the coding sequence ATGAAACCAAGCAACCTGTTCAACTCGGACAACCGTGCGGTGAGTCCCGTTATTGGGGTTATCCTCATGGTCGCAATCACTGTAATTCTGGCCGCCGTCATCGGGACGTTCGTGCTCGGACTCGGGGACTCGCTCGGGGATAGTCAGCCGACGGCGCAACTAGATGTGAACGTGGAGAATGATACCACAACTGCAGGTCAATACAATCTTGAAATTGAGCACAGCGGTGGTGATCGGATCGACTCCCAGAGTCTTAACATAATCATAACTGACAGTGACGGCGATGAAGCTAATTCAAGTGGAGAATTCGGTGACGCACTAACAGTTGGTGACATCCAAACCGGGACATTCGGTGTTACCGACGATAGTACCGCAACCGAGGATCTCCGCATTCGTATCATTCACACGCCGAGTGATTCGGTCTTGCTAGACCGAACGATTGAGGTAGATGACATCAGCACTATCAGTGGCGGCGACATCACGTTCTAA